In Ursus arctos isolate Adak ecotype North America unplaced genomic scaffold, UrsArc2.0 scaffold_29, whole genome shotgun sequence, the following proteins share a genomic window:
- the LOC113261110 gene encoding cytochrome c oxidase subunit 7A2, mitochondrial has protein sequence MLRNLLALRQIARRTISTASRRQFENKVPEKQKLFQEDNGIPVHLKGGVADALLYRATMMLTVGGTAYAIYQLAVASFPKKQD, from the exons ATGCTGCGGAATCTGCTG GCTCTTCGTCAGATTGCCCGGAGGACCATAAGTACTGCTTCACGCAGGCAGTTTGAAAATAAAgttccagagaaacaaaagctaTTTCAg gagGATAATGGAATTCCAGTGCATCTAAAGGGTGGAGTAGCTGATGCCCTCCTGTATCGAGCCACTATGATGCTTACAGTTGGTG gaacaGCATATGCCATATATCAGCTAGCTGTGGCTTCATTTCCCAAGAAGCAGGATTGA